In the Perca flavescens isolate YP-PL-M2 chromosome 10, PFLA_1.0, whole genome shotgun sequence genome, AAcgagaaacattttttttaaattgcattgaTCTTTTTAAATTACATGTATTTAATTTCAAACACTGCACACTTTGACAGATCATCATCActgaaaactttaaaatatgtttgttttttttatatcccaAAATGCATGCCTGgtgttatctttatttttatttataagtaAATATctttatacaaaatattttgtATGCATGCGTCAATATATTGAAGCATATGTCAGATCGGATGTCAATGAGTAGGCTTTCAGGGTGATTTATTACAACACCATGTGCATTTAAAAATGATGAACGGCACGATTCAGCCATGACACGTAACTGTTTTTGGTCCAGCACTGGCTAATTCAGTACAAGAGGAAGGGCGTTTTGGGTAAACATCACTGTACTTATTATATTTAAGTCAGTCATTCAGTACTTTACAATCACATGTAGACTTTGTTGACACCACTTATTATGGTAATGTTGTTGCAAATAATTCGCAGTCTAAGGTTTCATACTCAAACACTGATTCCTCATGTCTTTTTGTGGTTTGTCTTCTTAGGTCAGAATGACTTTGGAAACCCCAGTATGCAGGGTGATGTTTCTACAGGGACTCAGAATTTAGAGTCCTGCCTGACTAGTGATAATAAGGAGCTGAGAATCGTGAGTGTTCACGGACGAGGGGAAGGGCCTctgcaggaggagagagacaccTTCTTCACTGTCTCTGAACTCCAGGCTTTTAGCTCTCTGTCTCCTGACCATAACGTCATTCATGACAGTCTCCAGAATTTCACCACTGGTGCCAGTGACAGAGCCCCGATGAGAGGAATGCAGGATAACAGAAACAACCAACTGGAACAAAATCATTCCACCCAAATGGCTTCAACAGCATTTAATCCtgcaataaatacacaaatagtAGGAGCTGATGGTCAAGTGGGGCACCCTAGTCTTGTCAGCCAGTTTGCCCAGCAGCAGAATGTCTTCCCTCACGGTGTCAACAAATCTCTGGACTGCAGCTTCTGTGGCGAGCGCTTCCTCAGCCGTGAAGACCTGATTGTGCACAGGGCAAGTCACACCGGAGAATCGCCCGTTCTTTGTACCTTTTGCGGTAAATCGTTCATCAACAAGAATACGCTGGGTATCCACATGCGCATTCACACTGGGGAAAAGCCGTACGCTTGTACGCAATGTGGGAAACGCTTCACGCAGAACGGCAGCCTGAAGATCCACCTGAGGACCCACTCTGGAGAGAAGCCATACACCTGCAATCAGTGCAGTGCCAGCTTCAACAACCCCAGCAACCTGCGCAGACACATGACCACACACAACCCTAATGGAGTGCTCTGACCAATAACGATACAAAGTTTGAAGATTAATGTAaagcttttacatttttaagcaTGTTACTTTTACTGACACTTGTCACAGTGTGTATTCGGGGAATGTGTGTTTCCTCCAGTAGCTTATGTTCTTGTCCTTTTGTGTTTCTAGTTTTGGAACTGCACAGGGAACTTGTCATGCTTCAAATGTACTTGATGAAGTACTACTAGTACACCAGCATAGCTTGACAACATTCCAGTAAAATCAACGGACTGTGGTACATTCTTTTTAATTCTGAATGAGCCCCGCCATAGGAAAACAACATTcaaaaatgcctttttatttgtctttgcttttttaaactGTCTGAAAAGCAGACAAACGTATGCCTTATTCATCATTtaaggaaaatatgcaataccttcataaagaaaaaaaatgactgacACAACCATCTCTGCAAATTAGACAACTGTAGCTCAATGCTAGATAAGTAATTATTCAATTTGTCGAACCCGTGGTCGCTgggtcgaggagtaaacctctatatatgggcgcctgctccaccaggtgagctacccctCAGAGGCTATCTTGACTGATTTGACACCATCAACACTTGGAGGAAAGCATTTGCAGGCCAGAGAGGGACGGGGATGGCTAATGGCCATTTTACAGTAGCCACCGACGCAGGTCTGGAAGCTAAAGTGGCCAAAATCATGAACAGTGACATTGAAATAAAGAATAATACAGTTATTGATGGCGTTATGGATAAAAATCAATTGTGTTGTATCACATTAATATTGTGATATAGTAAATACTCAAGAAACTTTATCTTAAACACAAATTAAGGCCTGACAAATTAaggtagggctgctcgattatgaaaaaaaaaaatcataatcacaattatttcacATGATTACTTATTaccttttggaaagatgttgcatttgttgaaataaataaaaaaacagatcaACAGTGAAAACTATATGAGAGTGTACTTGCTAAATGttatgtgcaaaataattgtttttttcgattacattgtttttgtgattgttgggaGCTGGCATCAAAATTGCGATCAAAACTTGATTAATTGCTAAGCCCTAAATTAAGGTATTCACTTCCAATATAGTCATAAATCAGTCATGCACATTTGTTTGCCCACAGTGGCCTAATGCAGATATTAAAGGGATCACATTTTGTAACTGGTCTGCAAAATCCAGTTATGATATGGTTTGCAAATGTTTGGTATAAATTGGTATATATTGCCGTAGTGCCCCACCCTaggtacaataaaaaaaattaccaGAATGCTAATGTAAAGTGTTCTTGAAAGATTCTCACGTCACAACATTGACAAAGATTCCCATGCACTGACTAAGCTTCAGACCTGGATTTATCAATATAAACATAACTTATTAGGAAGTACAAATGTTTGGCTTAGCCTACTGTTTACTGAGCTGCATACCTGACAAAAGGAGATACACATTTAACCGtctttcatttgtgtgtgtgtttcatttaaaaagaaaattaactacctccactgttgtctctcttttcctctttttgtACTCCCCATATGGTTTCAGACACAGCAATAATCAGTGTAGTGTGGATTATgcaattatgaataaatatagttttttttttaagttttcaacaacaCATCTCTGTCATTTTACACCTCTAGAGTGCAGCATTGTTTGTATTCCCAGTAATGATTGTGACTTATACTATAGCACAGTGGGGGCACTCATAAGGAAACTGGGGGATTCCTTACATTGTTCCTCTTTCCACCATGCTCACACTTAATTATTGTATATCAGGATCCTACATGTTTGGTTTTGGTTTCACCCAAGAACTATAAAGTAAGAAATATATCACA is a window encoding:
- the LOC114562286 gene encoding zinc finger protein with KRAB and SCAN domains 1, with product MSTDMPPGSLNVESQLLSIMDELVKAAVVEISQLFSVSSASLRLNLTQSLKENEALRMRMKVMRSELFSLKLQTRTNRPASRFSPIRGSTPKPRAKPQVVIKPPVAQKTGGEAASITLQSENKTSATPVECAGGEIPDVILIKDEDDVGGCGPVVGQNDFGNPSMQGDVSTGTQNLESCLTSDNKELRIVSVHGRGEGPLQEERDTFFTVSELQAFSSLSPDHNVIHDSLQNFTTGASDRAPMRGMQDNRNNQLEQNHSTQMASTAFNPAINTQIVGADGQVGHPSLVSQFAQQQNVFPHGVNKSLDCSFCGERFLSREDLIVHRASHTGESPVLCTFCGKSFINKNTLGIHMRIHTGEKPYACTQCGKRFTQNGSLKIHLRTHSGEKPYTCNQCSASFNNPSNLRRHMTTHNPNGVL